A window of Gallaecimonas kandeliae genomic DNA:
GGTCTGCAGGAAGTCCTGGTAGCCGGTGGAACTCATGCCGGAGCGGCCGGTGGCGGAGATGATGCCCTGGGTGATGGTCTGGCCGATGTTGTAGGGGTTGCCTATGGCCAGCACCACGTCACCCACCTGGGCCTGGTTGTGGGGGTCCTGGGGAATGACCGGCAGGTTATCCAGATCCACCTGCAGTACCGCCAGGTCGGTCAGGGGATCTGTGCCCACCAGCTCGGCATAGGAGACCCGGCCGTCCTGCAACGCCACCACTATCTGGTCGGCATCGTGGATGACGTGGAAGTTGGTGAGGATATGACCCTTGGCGGTCATGATCACCCCGGAGCCCAGGCCCTTGATGGTGCCGCGTTGCTCGTAGAGATCCTTGCCGACATTGCTCACCGAATAGATGTTGACCACGGCCGGGGCGGCGCGGCGCACGGCCGAGGAGAAGGACAGCAGGGGGGCGTAGTTGTTTTCCTTGCGGAAAAGTCCCTGGCTGTCGTCGCTGCCCTTGCGCAGGCTGGGGAAGAAGGTGAGCAGCACTGCCGCCAGGATCAATCCCAGCAGGATGGCTTTACCCAAGTCTTTGAAAAGCCGCGCCATTGACAATGCCCTGCAGTTGATAGAGGCCTGAGCATAACAGCTTTTTCCAGGCAGCAAAAAGGGGCCCGGGGGCCCCTTTACTTAGTCTTACAAAGACTTTTAGCGGATCACCAGGTAGAGGCTGGAGTGGCCGCGGATGACGTTCAGGGCCAGTACGCCGCCTTCGTCATTGGCATCCAGTATCTTCTTGAGATCCTTGACGGTTTTCACAGGTTGGCGGTTGACGCCTATGATGATGTCCCCTTCCTGCAGGCCGGTGAAAGCGGCAGGGGAGCGCTCGGCAACCTTGGTCACCTTGACGCCCTGGCTGCTGTTTTCAAACTCGGCGCCGTCGAGACGCGGATGCAGGGCCTCACCAGAGGCTTCCTTGACGTCGGCCTGGCCTTGCAGCTTGACGGTCACCGTCTTCTCTTCGCCGTCCCGTACCAGGCCCAACGTGATCTTGGCGTCCTGCCCCAGGGTGGCGACCTTGGCGCGCAGCTCACCGAAGCTCTTGATCGCTTTGCCGTCCAGGCTGGTGATGATGTCACCGGCCTTGATGCCGGCCTTGGCGGCGGCGGAGTCTTCCTGCACCTGGGACACGAAGGCGCCCTGGCCCGACTTGTAGCCCATGGCCTTGGCCAGCTCATGGGTCAGCTCGCCGCCCATGATGCCGAGGTAGCCGCGGCGCACCTCACCGTGGTCGATGATCTGCTTGACCAGGTTTTTCATCATGTTCACCGGTATGGCGAAGCCGATACCGATGTTGCCGCCGTTGGGGCCTATGATGGCGGTGTTGATGCCGATCAGCTCGCCGCGCAGGTTGACCAGGGCGCCGCCGGAGTTGCCGCGGTTGATGGCGGCGTCGGTTTGGATGAAGTTTTCCAGGTGCTCGACCTGCAGGTCGCTGCGGCCCAGGGCCGAGACGATACCTGAGGTGACGGTCTGGCCCAGGCCCAGGGGGTTGCCGATGGCGACAGCGTAGTCACCGACCCGCAGGTTGTCTGAGTCGGCTTCCTTGATCTGGGTGAGGCCGTCGGCGTCTATCTTGAGCAGGGCGATGTCCACGTCCTTGTCGACGCCGATCTTCTTGGCCTTGAAGGTGCGGCCATCGGTGAGGGTGACTTCGATCTTGTCCGCTTCGTCCACCACATGGTTGTTGGTCACCACATAGCCGTTCTTGGCGTCGATGATGACCCCTGAGCCGAGCCCTTCGAAGGGCTGCTCACGGGTCTGCTCCTGAGGCATATTGGGGCCAAAGAAGAAGCGGAAAGCATCGGGGATGCGTTGGCGGGACACATGGGTGCCGGCGACGTTGATGCTGACGACGGCTGGGGTCACTTTTTCCAGCATGGGGGCCAGGCTGGGCATGGCCTGCCCTTCGACACTGCTAGGCAGGGCGGCGGTGGCAGGCAGGCTGGCCAGGGATGCGGTACCCATCAGGGCCGCGGATACAAGGATTGCGAGAGGCTTCATTCTTACTGAATCTCCTATAAATACAGAAGGCTGTTTCAGTCTTGGCTCAATCACTGACCTTGCGGATTGTTAAAAAGTTCCAGAATTATTTTTTGATGAGGCCATGGCGCTCGTGGGAATAGTCGCGGGGCGGCTCGGTCAGCAGCTCCAGTTGCTGCTCTTCCAAGGCCTCTTCGCCGATACGCAGTGACAGGGCGTCCGCGTCCAGGCTCAGCAGGTTACCGGCGCCGTCGCTGACATGGCGGGCCAGCTTGTCGTAGTCACGGGCCAGCTGTTTCATCATCTCGGCGCTTTCTTCGAAGTAATCCTTCACTTCTTCCTTGTACTGCTCCAGATCCAGCTGGGCTTGTTCCAGATCCTGGCGCAGCTTGTCCTCACCCAGGGGCGTAGTGCCACGGACGCGGCCTATCAGCAGGCCAACCACTATCCCTACGACTACACCTATTGCGAAATTTATCATGGACCTTGCCACTCCTGTCCTTTGCTGTTGGCGAACAATATACCTGCAACACTGGGTCCGTGGTACCATGCCGGCCCCCAATTATCCCTGAAGAGACCCTGATCCGATGACTCCCTGGCAGCGCTATCAAGCCGACCTTGCCCGCCCGGATTTCATGCATGACGCGGCCCAGGAAAATGCCGTCCGCCACTTGCAACGCCTCTATGAGGATTTCTGTGCCAGGGACCAGCAGCAGACCAAGGGATTGAAAGGGCTCTGGCAGAAATTGGCAGGCAAGCCCAAGGCTGCCGTCAAGGGCCTCTATTTCTGGGGTGGGGTAGGGCGCGGCAAGACCTACCTGGTAGACACCTTCTTTGACTGCCTGCCGACAGAGCGCAAGCTGCGGGCCCACTTTCACCGCTTCATGCACCGCATCCATCAGGAGCTCAAGCTCTTCAAGGGCGAGCAGGATCCGCTGCTGAAGATAGCCGACAAGATTGCCGGCGAGACCGACATCATCTGTTTCGATGAGTTCTTCGTCTCTGACATTACCGACGCCATGCTGCTGGGCACCCTTTTCGAGGCGTTGTTCGAGCGCGGCCTGGTGCTGGTGGCCACCTCCAACATCATTCCCGACGAGCTTTACCGCAACGGCCTGCAGCGGGCCCGCTTCCTGCCCGCCATCGCCCATATCAAGGCCAACTGCGAGGTGGTCAACGTGGATTCCGGTATCGACTACCGGCTGCGCACCCTGGAGCAGGCCGAGCTTTACCACTATCCCTGCGACGAAAAGGGCCTGGCCCAATTCCGCGACTATTTCGGCAAGCTGGCCGTTGAGCCCGGCCAGGAGAACCCGGTGCTGAGCATCGAAGGGCGCCCCATTCCGGCGCTGCTGGAGGCCGACGGCGTACTCTGGCTGGACTTCAGGGCCCTCTGCGACGGCCCCCGTAGCCAGGCCGACTACATGGAACTGGCCAGGCTCTACCACTCGGTGCTGGTCAGCGGCGGCTTTCAGATGGGGGCCAACCAGGAGGACGTGGCCAGGCGTTTCATCGCCATGGTGGACGAGTTCTACGAGCGTGGCGTCAAGCTGATCATCTTGGCCGAGGTTGGGATGTTCGAGCTCTATGCCGGCGAACGGCTGCGCTTCGAGTTCCAGCGTTGCCTGTCCAGGCTGCAGGAAATGCAGTCCACGGAATACCTGGCCAGGCCCCACAAACCCTGATTTTGAGTACAAATTGGACGTGACCTGGCGGATTGACATGCGTATAATCCGCGCAGCCCCACGTTACAACCTGCCCAACAAGGGCAGCGCATATGTCACCCGCCAGCATTCGAAGGGATGTCGTGGCAGGTTTTGCACATGGTGCGGGCAAAGAAGCCCGCACGGGTATGTAACAATACGAACTTGGGTTATTTGAATGAAAACTTTCGTAGCTAAGCCAGAAACCGTAAAACGTGACTGGTATGTGGTTGACGCCGAAGGCAAAACCTTGGGTCGCATCGCCACCGAGATCGCCTCGCGCCTGCGTGGCAAGCACAAGCCGGAATACACTCCTCACGTTGACACTGGCGACTACATCGTCGTTATCAACGCCGAGAAAGTGGTTGTAACTGGCGCGAAGTCCAAGGACAAGATGTATCACGCTCACTCCGGTTACCCGGGTGGCCTGAAGTCCATCAGCTTCGAAAAGCTGCAAGCCAAGAAGCCGGAAATGATCATCGAAGCGGCCGTTAAAGGCATGCTGCCCCGTGGTCCGCTGGGTCGTGCCATGTTCCGTAAGCTGAAGGTTTTTGCCGGTGCTGAACACAAGCACGCTGCACAACAACCTCAGGTCCTTGACATCTAATACGGAATTCAAGAAATGGCAGACAATCAATACTACGGCACTGGCCGTCGCAAAAGCTCCACCGCCCGTGTTTTCATCAAGCAAGGCAGTGGTTCCATCACCGTCAACCAACGCTCTCTGGAAGAGTACTTCGGCCGCGAAACTGCCCGCATGGTAGTTCGTCAGCCGCTGGAGCTGGTTGAGATGACCGAGAAGCTGGACCTGTACATCACCGTTTCTGGCGGTGGTATCTCCGGTCAGGCTGGCGCTATCCGCCACGGCATCACCCGCGCCCTGATGGAGTACGACGAGTCCCTGCGTCCGACCCTGCGTAAAGCTGGCTTCGTCACTCGTGACGCCCGTCAGGTTGAGCGTAAGAAAGTCGGTCTGCGCAAAGCCCGTCGTCGTCCGCAGTTCTCCAAGCGTTAATACGCTTCAGACTGCTCAAAAAGCCCGGCATTGCCGGGCTTTTTTTTGCCCGCGTCTCTGCTCAAAAAATCCCTTTTCCTTGTTTTTATAGGGGGTTTTCTTTATGCTTTGAGGCGAATAACTAACCAGAATCAGGTCCCCTCTCCAAGGAAGCAGCACCCACTTGCCGGGGAGATCTTGTGAGCCACAGGCCGCGAGACTATATAAAAACGGCGCGGCTTCTGTTCCACGACTGGAGACAAATGGATGAGTAATGCGCCTGTAGATACCGGCCGTAGACGATTCCTGACCTGGACCACTGCCGTAGTGGGCGCAGTGGGTGCCGGTTTCGCGGCAGTTCCCTTCATCGAATCCTGGAATCCCAGCGCTAGGGCCAAGATCGCCGGTGCGCCTGTGGAAGTGGATATCACCAAGCTCGAGCCAGGGCAGTTGATCCTGGTGAAGTGGCGTGGCAAACCTGTCTGGGTGGTCAGCCGCACCCAGGAGGTGCTGGACAAGATGGCCACCCTCAACGACAGGTTGAAAGACCCTAATTCCGAAGAGGCCCAGCAGCCCGACTACGCCAAGAATCCCACCCGCTCCATCAAGCCCCATATCCTGGTGGCTGTGGGGATCTGCACCCACCTTGGCTGTTCCCCCAGCTACCTCAAGGGCGACTTCGCCCAGCAGGAGGTGGGGGTCAACTATGGCTTCTTCTGCCCCTGCCACGGTTCCAAGTACGACATGGCCGGCCGCGTCTTCCAGAATGTGCCGGCGCCTTTGAACCTGGTGGTGCCGCCCCACTATTACGTGGATGAGCGGACCATATTGGTGGGCATGAGCGAAGGGGAGGCCCAAGCATGAACAGATTCATCGCCTGGATAGACGAACGCATTCCCATGACGGCGACCTGGGACAAGCACGTCGGCAAGTATCCTGCCCCCAAGAACTTCAACTTCTGGTACTTCTTCGGCTCCCTGGCCATGCTGGTGCTGGTCAACCAGATCCTCACCGGTATCTGGTTGACCATGGACTATAACCCCAGCGCCGAAGGGGCCTTCGCCTCCATCGAATACATCATGCGGGACGTGGACTACGGCTGGCTGCTGCGCTACCTGCACAGTACGGGCGCGTCCGCCTTCTTCATTGTGGTCTACCTGCACATGTTCCGGGGCCTGATGTACGGCTCCTACCAGAAACCGCGGGAACTGCTGTGGCTCTTTGGCATGCTGATCTTCCTATGCCTGATGGCCGAAGCCTTCATGGGCTACCTGTTGCCCTGGGGCCAGATGTCCTACTGGGGCGCCCAGGTCATCATCTCCCTGTTCGGGGCCATCCCCGTCATAGGGGACGACCTGACCCTGTGGATCCGCGGCGACTACGTGATCAGCGGTGCCACCTTGAACCGCTTCTTCGCCCTGCACGTCATAGCGCTGCCGCTGGTGCTGGTGGTGCTGGTGTTCCTGCACATCATCGCCCTGCACGAAGTGGGTTCCAATAACCCCGACGGCATCGAAGTGAAGAAGAACAAGGATGAAAACGGCTGGCCCAAAGACGCCATCCCCTTCCATCCCTACTACACCGTCAAGGACATAGTGGGTGTGGCAGGTTTCCTGTTCATCTTCTGCTACATCATCTTCTTCAAACCGGAAGGGGGCGGCATCTTCCTGGAGGCGCCCAACTTCCAACCGGCCGACCCCTTGACCACACCGCCGCACATAGCGCCGGTCTGGTACTTCACCCCCTTCTACGCCATCCTGCGGGCCGTGCCCAACAAGCTGGCCGGGGTCATCGCCATGTTCTCGGCGATCATAGTGCTGTTCCTGCTGCCCTGGTTTGACAGGGGCAAGGTCAAGTCGGTGCGCTACCGAAGCGTGCTGCACCGGCTCAACCTCATCCAGTTCGCCGTTTCCTGCCTGATCCTCGGTTACCTGGGAACCCAGCCGGCCACCCCGACCCACACCCTGGTGGCGCAGATCTGCTCTGTGACTTACTTCGGCTACTTCGCTCTCCTGTGGTTCTACAGCAAGAACGAGAAGACCAAGCCGGTTCCGGAGAGGGTGACCCAATGAAAAGATTGCTGATAGCCCTGCTGGCGATGCTGCCGCTTGTGGCCCTGGCCGAGGAAGGTGAGGTCCATCTGGACAAGGCCCATTACGACCTCACCGATAAGGCGTCCTTGCAGCGCGGCGCCCGGATGTTCATGAACTACTGCTTCGGTTGCCACCAGATGCAGTACCAGCGTTATGTGCGTACTGCCGACGATTTGGGCATACCTCATGACCTGATGGAACAAAATCTGATTTTCACTGGCGCCAAAATAGGCGATCATATGAAAAATGCCATGCCGGCCGAGAAAGCGGCCGTTTGGTTTGGCAAGGTGCCGCCGGATCTGACCCTGGTTGCCAGGGTGCGCGGCCCAGATTGGATCTACACCTACCTGCGTTCCTTCTATGTGGACGAATCCCGTCCCTGGGGGGTAAACAACGAGGTATTCAAAGACGTAGGCATGCCGCACGTGCTGCAGGAACTGCAGGGCGTACCGCGCAAGACCTACGAAACACGCCTGGTGGACGGCGAAGAGAAAGAGGTCTACGCCGGCATCAAAGCCGACGGTACCGGTGAGCTCAGCGCCGAGGAGTATGACAAGGCTGTACTGGACCTGGTCAACTTCCTCGTGTATACCGGTGAACCCATGCGACTGGAAGCCGAGAGCATCGGCTGGAAGGTGCTGGTGTTCTTGGCCATCTTCTTTGTGATTGCCTACTTCTTGAAGAAAGAATACTGGCGCGACGTCCACTGAGGATTTTCCCACAGCAATGGGGGCAGCGGCCTCCATTGCTGTTTTTTGCGTTTTTTTCTGGAGGCTTAAGATGGCGTTGGCAGCCAACAAACGCTCTGTGATGACTCTTTTTGGTGGTGGTACCGACATGTACAGCCACCAGGTTCGTATCGTACTGGCCGAGAAAGGCGTGACCTTCGACATCGTCGAAGTGGATCTGTCCAATCCCCCGGAGGATCTGGTCGAACTGAATCCCGACGTCAGCGTGCCCACCCTGGTGGACAGGGAAGTCACCCTGTATCGCGCCGACATCATCAACGAATACCTGGACGAGCGTTTCCCGCACCCGCCCCTGATGCCGGTCTACCCTGTGATGCGCGGCAATGCCCGCCAGACCATGTACCGCATCCAGAAGGACTGGTACGCCCTGGCCGAGCGCATCGAGCGTGGCGACAAGGCCGACGAAGCCCGCCAGGAACTGCGCGAAGGCCTGCTGGCCCTGGCGCCGCTCTTTGCCGACACGCCCTTCTTCCTGAGCGAAGAATTCGGCCTGATGGACTGCGTGCTGGCGCCGCTGCTGTGGCGCCTTGGCCACCTGGGTGTGGAACTGTCCGGCCGTGGCGCCAAGGAGATCCGTACCTATATGGCGCGCATCTTCGAACGCGAGTCCTTCCAGGCTTCCCTGTCCGACGCCGAACGGGAAATGAGCCATGGCGCCTGAGCGCCTGATGAAACCCTGTAGGCCCCACCTGCTGCGGGCCTACTACGAATGGTTGCTGGATAACGACCTGACCCCGCACTTAGTGGTGGACGCCACCCAGGACGGGGTCGAAGTGCCCCAGGAGCACGTGCGGGACGGCCAGATCGTCTTGAACATTGGCCCCGGTGCCGTGGCCAACCTGAACATGGGTGACAACGACCTGGTGTTCAACGCCCGCTTTGGCGGCGTGCCCAGGCGCCTGGTGGTGCCCATGGCTGCCGTGCTGGCCATCTATGCCCGTGAAAACGGGGCTGGTACCGCCTTCGACGACGAGCCTTTCTACCAGGCCCTGCGCGAAGGCAAGGTCGCCTTGGAAGGGGA
This region includes:
- a CDS encoding ClpXP protease specificity-enhancing factor produces the protein MAPERLMKPCRPHLLRAYYEWLLDNDLTPHLVVDATQDGVEVPQEHVRDGQIVLNIGPGAVANLNMGDNDLVFNARFGGVPRRLVVPMAAVLAIYARENGAGTAFDDEPFYQALREGKVALEGEGPDDDPEPPKPGKKAPFLKVVK
- the zapE gene encoding cell division protein ZapE — its product is MTPWQRYQADLARPDFMHDAAQENAVRHLQRLYEDFCARDQQQTKGLKGLWQKLAGKPKAAVKGLYFWGGVGRGKTYLVDTFFDCLPTERKLRAHFHRFMHRIHQELKLFKGEQDPLLKIADKIAGETDIICFDEFFVSDITDAMLLGTLFEALFERGLVLVATSNIIPDELYRNGLQRARFLPAIAHIKANCEVVNVDSGIDYRLRTLEQAELYHYPCDEKGLAQFRDYFGKLAVEPGQENPVLSIEGRPIPALLEADGVLWLDFRALCDGPRSQADYMELARLYHSVLVSGGFQMGANQEDVARRFIAMVDEFYERGVKLIILAEVGMFELYAGERLRFEFQRCLSRLQEMQSTEYLARPHKP
- the rplM gene encoding 50S ribosomal protein L13; the encoded protein is MKTFVAKPETVKRDWYVVDAEGKTLGRIATEIASRLRGKHKPEYTPHVDTGDYIVVINAEKVVVTGAKSKDKMYHAHSGYPGGLKSISFEKLQAKKPEMIIEAAVKGMLPRGPLGRAMFRKLKVFAGAEHKHAAQQPQVLDI
- a CDS encoding Do family serine endopeptidase, whose protein sequence is MKPLAILVSAALMGTASLASLPATAALPSSVEGQAMPSLAPMLEKVTPAVVSINVAGTHVSRQRIPDAFRFFFGPNMPQEQTREQPFEGLGSGVIIDAKNGYVVTNNHVVDEADKIEVTLTDGRTFKAKKIGVDKDVDIALLKIDADGLTQIKEADSDNLRVGDYAVAIGNPLGLGQTVTSGIVSALGRSDLQVEHLENFIQTDAAINRGNSGGALVNLRGELIGINTAIIGPNGGNIGIGFAIPVNMMKNLVKQIIDHGEVRRGYLGIMGGELTHELAKAMGYKSGQGAFVSQVQEDSAAAKAGIKAGDIITSLDGKAIKSFGELRAKVATLGQDAKITLGLVRDGEEKTVTVKLQGQADVKEASGEALHPRLDGAEFENSSQGVKVTKVAERSPAAFTGLQEGDIIIGVNRQPVKTVKDLKKILDANDEGGVLALNVIRGHSSLYLVIR
- the degS gene encoding outer membrane-stress sensor serine endopeptidase DegS; the encoded protein is MARLFKDLGKAILLGLILAAVLLTFFPSLRKGSDDSQGLFRKENNYAPLLSFSSAVRRAAPAVVNIYSVSNVGKDLYEQRGTIKGLGSGVIMTAKGHILTNFHVIHDADQIVVALQDGRVSYAELVGTDPLTDLAVLQVDLDNLPVIPQDPHNQAQVGDVVLAIGNPYNIGQTITQGIISATGRSGMSSTGYQDFLQTDAAINAGNSGGALVNSNGVLVGINTALFHVSERMDAPGISFAIPYTLAAKILKELVENGRVIRGYFGVNYQQPRVPIMTQPPLITAVDKDSPAEKGGIKVGDLIVGIDGKPIRNGLEAMDLVAETKPGTQIEVTVVRDGKQLKLKVTVGERPPGY
- the sspA gene encoding stringent starvation protein SspA; this encodes MALAANKRSVMTLFGGGTDMYSHQVRIVLAEKGVTFDIVEVDLSNPPEDLVELNPDVSVPTLVDREVTLYRADIINEYLDERFPHPPLMPVYPVMRGNARQTMYRIQKDWYALAERIERGDKADEARQELREGLLALAPLFADTPFFLSEEFGLMDCVLAPLLWRLGHLGVELSGRGAKEIRTYMARIFERESFQASLSDAEREMSHGA
- the petA gene encoding ubiquinol-cytochrome c reductase iron-sulfur subunit codes for the protein MSNAPVDTGRRRFLTWTTAVVGAVGAGFAAVPFIESWNPSARAKIAGAPVEVDITKLEPGQLILVKWRGKPVWVVSRTQEVLDKMATLNDRLKDPNSEEAQQPDYAKNPTRSIKPHILVAVGICTHLGCSPSYLKGDFAQQEVGVNYGFFCPCHGSKYDMAGRVFQNVPAPLNLVVPPHYYVDERTILVGMSEGEAQA
- the rpsI gene encoding 30S ribosomal protein S9: MADNQYYGTGRRKSSTARVFIKQGSGSITVNQRSLEEYFGRETARMVVRQPLELVEMTEKLDLYITVSGGGISGQAGAIRHGITRALMEYDESLRPTLRKAGFVTRDARQVERKKVGLRKARRRPQFSKR
- a CDS encoding cytochrome c1 — its product is MKRLLIALLAMLPLVALAEEGEVHLDKAHYDLTDKASLQRGARMFMNYCFGCHQMQYQRYVRTADDLGIPHDLMEQNLIFTGAKIGDHMKNAMPAEKAAVWFGKVPPDLTLVARVRGPDWIYTYLRSFYVDESRPWGVNNEVFKDVGMPHVLQELQGVPRKTYETRLVDGEEKEVYAGIKADGTGELSAEEYDKAVLDLVNFLVYTGEPMRLEAESIGWKVLVFLAIFFVIAYFLKKEYWRDVH
- a CDS encoding cytochrome b, producing the protein MNRFIAWIDERIPMTATWDKHVGKYPAPKNFNFWYFFGSLAMLVLVNQILTGIWLTMDYNPSAEGAFASIEYIMRDVDYGWLLRYLHSTGASAFFIVVYLHMFRGLMYGSYQKPRELLWLFGMLIFLCLMAEAFMGYLLPWGQMSYWGAQVIISLFGAIPVIGDDLTLWIRGDYVISGATLNRFFALHVIALPLVLVVLVFLHIIALHEVGSNNPDGIEVKKNKDENGWPKDAIPFHPYYTVKDIVGVAGFLFIFCYIIFFKPEGGGIFLEAPNFQPADPLTTPPHIAPVWYFTPFYAILRAVPNKLAGVIAMFSAIIVLFLLPWFDRGKVKSVRYRSVLHRLNLIQFAVSCLILGYLGTQPATPTHTLVAQICSVTYFGYFALLWFYSKNEKTKPVPERVTQ
- a CDS encoding YhcB family protein, which encodes MINFAIGVVVGIVVGLLIGRVRGTTPLGEDKLRQDLEQAQLDLEQYKEEVKDYFEESAEMMKQLARDYDKLARHVSDGAGNLLSLDADALSLRIGEEALEEQQLELLTEPPRDYSHERHGLIKK